One segment of Mycolicibacterium neworleansense DNA contains the following:
- a CDS encoding TetR/AcrR family transcriptional regulator, translated as MSSPTRWAGVPLTDRRAERRALLVDAAFRLFGDGGEAATSVRSVCRECGLNTRYFYESFADVDDLLGAVYDQVSAALAVDVEAAMAGADDSLPARTRAGIAAVLGFSSADPRRGRVLFTDARANPVLAARRAATQDLLREAVLSEGGRLNPGSDPVAAQVGAAMYTGAMAELAQQWLGGNLGDDLEAVVDYALRLVLGSGAAG; from the coding sequence ATGTCCAGCCCGACTCGATGGGCCGGTGTGCCGTTGACGGACCGCCGCGCCGAACGCCGCGCGCTGCTGGTCGACGCCGCGTTCCGGCTGTTCGGAGACGGTGGCGAAGCCGCGACGTCGGTGCGTTCGGTCTGCCGCGAGTGCGGCCTGAACACCCGCTACTTCTACGAGAGTTTCGCCGACGTCGACGACCTCCTGGGGGCGGTGTACGACCAGGTGAGCGCGGCGCTGGCCGTCGACGTGGAGGCGGCGATGGCCGGCGCCGACGACTCCCTCCCGGCCCGGACCCGCGCCGGGATCGCCGCGGTGCTGGGTTTCAGCTCGGCCGATCCGCGGCGTGGCCGGGTGCTGTTCACCGACGCCAGGGCCAATCCCGTGCTGGCCGCCCGGCGCGCGGCGACCCAGGACCTGTTGCGCGAGGCCGTGCTGTCCGAAGGCGGCCGGCTCAATCCGGGCTCGGACCCCGTCGCCGCCCAGGTCGGCGCGGCCATGTACACCGGTGCGATGGCCGAGCTCGCCCAGCAGTGGCTGGGCGGGAACCTGGGCGACGATCTTGAGGCCGTGGTGGATTACGCGCTGCGGCTGGTGCTCGGCAGTGGTGCCGCCGGCTAG